A single genomic interval of uncultured Desulfobacter sp. harbors:
- a CDS encoding phosphoribosylanthranilate isomerase gives MAQFPPPIWQIPDHRHNVLVKICGLTLVDNALDCVNAGADIIGLVFFEKSPRHVSTATAREIARALPQGVPACGVFVNETFDTIMQTVSACGLEIVQLHGAETPELADRLSAQNLVVTKAFFAARPPKLYETETYKSADFCLAEYGKGILPGGNAETWDYDQALEMAQKVRLMLAGGLTPENVADAVARTHPYAVDVSSGVEKAKGIKDISKVKAFIRAAKSVSI, from the coding sequence ATGGCTCAATTTCCTCCACCGATATGGCAGATACCCGACCACAGACACAACGTGCTGGTAAAGATATGCGGCCTGACCCTTGTGGACAATGCCCTTGACTGCGTAAACGCCGGCGCGGATATCATCGGACTTGTTTTTTTTGAAAAAAGTCCCCGGCATGTAAGCACAGCCACCGCCCGGGAAATTGCCCGGGCCCTTCCCCAAGGCGTGCCGGCCTGCGGGGTGTTTGTCAACGAAACCTTTGACACGATTATGCAGACCGTTTCTGCCTGCGGGCTTGAAATCGTACAGCTGCACGGCGCGGAAACGCCTGAACTTGCAGACCGCTTATCAGCCCAAAACCTTGTGGTGACCAAAGCTTTTTTTGCAGCAAGGCCCCCTAAGCTTTATGAGACGGAAACATACAAATCCGCGGATTTTTGTCTGGCCGAGTACGGCAAAGGGATACTTCCCGGGGGAAATGCAGAAACCTGGGATTACGATCAGGCCCTTGAAATGGCCCAAAAAGTACGTTTAATGCTGGCAGGCGGACTTACCCCGGAAAATGTAGCAGATGCGGTTGCAAGGACACATCCCTATGCCGTAGATGTATCCTCGGGTGTGGAAAAAGCAAAGGGAATTAAAGATATTTCAAAGGTCAAAGCCTTTATCAGGGCCGCAAAATCTGTTTCTATTTGA
- the trpC gene encoding indole-3-glycerol phosphate synthase TrpC — MKGFLNAVVDVKNEEINQAKSKVPLTAIRHDAEHTPAPASFADAMADSTREAVGIIAEVKKASPSKGDIRTDIDVAAYAKAYTQGGARAISVLTESKYFKGTLSDLELVCQNTNLPVLRKDFIFSEYQIYEAKKAGASAVLLITTLLEPAQQAELTLLTRELGMEPLVEINSEFEFEQAYKAQAQVVGINNRNLATLEVDTSVAKRVAKIFPDEIIPVEASGISGRSGIEAGIENHIFNFLVGESIVRSHDPAKFIKTLLGVNEGDDE; from the coding sequence ATGAAAGGATTTCTCAACGCTGTTGTTGATGTTAAAAACGAAGAAATAAACCAGGCCAAAAGCAAAGTTCCCTTAACCGCCATTCGCCATGATGCAGAACATACCCCGGCCCCGGCCTCTTTTGCAGATGCCATGGCGGATTCAACCCGTGAAGCGGTGGGTATCATTGCTGAAGTCAAAAAAGCATCACCTTCCAAAGGGGATATCAGAACCGATATTGACGTGGCTGCCTATGCAAAGGCCTACACCCAAGGCGGAGCAAGGGCCATATCGGTACTTACGGAATCAAAGTACTTTAAAGGCACGCTGTCCGATCTTGAACTTGTATGTCAAAACACAAATCTGCCCGTCCTTCGAAAGGATTTTATCTTTTCCGAATACCAGATTTATGAAGCCAAAAAGGCCGGCGCATCTGCGGTGCTTTTGATCACCACCCTGCTCGAGCCCGCCCAGCAGGCAGAACTGACCCTTCTTACCCGGGAACTTGGCATGGAGCCGCTGGTGGAGATCAATTCAGAGTTTGAATTTGAGCAGGCATATAAAGCCCAGGCCCAGGTGGTGGGCATTAACAACAGAAACCTTGCCACCCTTGAGGTGGATACAAGTGTGGCAAAACGTGTGGCAAAAATCTTTCCTGATGAAATCATCCCCGTAGAGGCCTCGGGCATTTCCGGTCGCTCCGGCATTGAAGCCGGTATTGAAAACCATATTTTCAATTTCCTTGTAGGGGAAAGCATTGTGCGTTCACACGATCCAGCCAAGTTTATCAAAACCCTTCTTGGCGTCAACGAAGGGGACGACGAATAG
- a CDS encoding PAS domain-containing protein, with amino-acid sequence MINRETYLNTVLKAIRNVGRLIVKENDPSRLIRKSCEELSGTMGYFNAWIALLDQDSRNVILTGSAGFNGGFKTMRNILDQGVFPSCMRRSLETKKLVVIDDPATQCTDCPLSNHYKGRSALTHRLGNFGILSVSVPAHFAHNAEEQDLFVEVANDLAFALSKIEAEKQIHIKNQIIQTIPHPMSLVSTSYRYLAVNQAYSQFFGQTPDRITGRQITDFIDPEVFEQDIKPHFDRCLKGEALQYETIVDFSETGERWMRMEYIPFRDKNNQIVGVVSHGLDITERRHAEEALQKSEERFFLAMEASKDGVWDWDLITGEIYCSPGVTSMLGYDSTAVLENMDAWQDLIHPEDRQNALQANLDCVSNLTDSFEVEYRMRTNDGGFKWVLGRGKAIYRDASGNALRLVGTHQDITERKQTEQALRESEQRLALATESAGIGIWDWDIITDEMIWDKRIFHLYGIDKIPEYYGLEYWQNCLHPDDRDSTVEACQAAVRGEKEYDVEFRIQWPDGTIRWMKGDGVVLRDDGGTPIRMLGTNYDITEQRQAEKALRESEDFLNRTGDMAQVGGWELDLNTMKVFWTGTTVRIHELPDGCSPDLDEAISYYHPEDQDHVRQCIQRAIESFEPFDFTVRLITAKGRERWVRSLGQPIINSDKCVRLSGTFQDITERLQLEEELRQSHKMEAVGTLAGGVAHEFNNMLGIIIGNTELALDDIPEWNPAADCIQEIKTASLRAKDVVRKLLSVARKTPESRRPIRFSKVIKESLGLMRRTIPATIDIRKNITCSTEMILGDITEINQVMINLCTNSVHAMAEQNGVLEVRLDTQQMNRESALFYEDLVPGDYVRLTVKDTGKGIEPAFMDRLFDPYFTTKDIDQGLGMGLAVVHGIVKKHDGAIKIESEVGKGTIVEVLFPLIEAQTEAETEETETLKMGTERILLVDDEPSLVKMITQMLKRSGYEVIGKTSSTSALKTFKETPEQFDLVISDITMPEMSGDQLAQAIKQVRPETPVILCTGHSNRMDENKAKSMGIEAFITKPFQKQDIANTVQNVLDETKI; translated from the coding sequence ATGATTAATCGGGAAACATATCTAAATACTGTGTTGAAAGCGATCCGTAACGTTGGTCGGCTTATTGTAAAGGAAAACGATCCTTCTCGCCTTATCCGGAAGTCCTGCGAAGAACTCAGCGGCACCATGGGCTATTTCAATGCCTGGATAGCCCTTTTGGATCAGGACAGCCGTAACGTGATTTTGACCGGATCAGCGGGATTTAACGGCGGTTTTAAAACCATGCGAAACATCCTGGATCAGGGCGTTTTTCCTTCCTGCATGCGGCGCTCACTTGAGACAAAAAAACTTGTGGTGATCGATGATCCTGCAACCCAGTGCACGGATTGCCCGCTTTCGAACCACTACAAAGGACGCTCCGCGCTCACGCACCGGCTCGGTAATTTCGGCATCTTGTCGGTTTCTGTCCCCGCCCACTTCGCCCATAACGCAGAAGAACAGGATTTGTTTGTGGAAGTCGCCAATGATCTCGCCTTTGCCCTTTCTAAAATCGAAGCCGAAAAACAAATTCATATCAAGAACCAGATCATTCAGACAATCCCTCACCCCATGTCCCTTGTTTCCACCAGCTACCGTTACCTTGCGGTCAACCAGGCGTATTCCCAGTTTTTTGGCCAAACTCCGGATAGGATTACCGGCCGTCAAATAACGGATTTCATAGACCCGGAAGTTTTTGAGCAGGACATCAAGCCCCATTTTGACCGGTGCCTGAAAGGTGAAGCCCTCCAGTACGAGACCATTGTGGATTTTTCTGAAACTGGTGAGCGTTGGATGAGAATGGAATACATCCCATTCCGGGACAAAAACAATCAAATTGTCGGAGTGGTTTCCCACGGCTTGGATATCACAGAACGCAGGCACGCGGAGGAAGCGCTGCAAAAAAGCGAGGAACGCTTTTTTCTTGCCATGGAGGCATCAAAAGATGGGGTTTGGGACTGGGATTTAATAACCGGAGAAATTTATTGCAGTCCGGGCGTAACATCCATGCTGGGATATGATTCTACTGCTGTTTTAGAAAATATGGATGCATGGCAGGATCTGATACATCCGGAGGACCGGCAAAACGCGTTGCAGGCAAACCTGGACTGCGTCAGTAACCTCACAGATTCCTTTGAAGTTGAATACCGTATGAGGACGAATGATGGAGGTTTCAAATGGGTTTTGGGACGCGGGAAGGCAATATACAGGGACGCATCTGGAAACGCCCTGCGGTTGGTCGGCACCCATCAGGACATCACTGAGCGCAAGCAGACTGAGCAGGCATTACGAGAGAGTGAACAACGGCTTGCTCTGGCAACAGAATCGGCAGGAATCGGCATTTGGGACTGGGACATCATTACGGATGAAATGATCTGGGATAAACGCATCTTTCATCTATATGGAATCGATAAAATCCCCGAGTACTATGGGCTTGAGTATTGGCAGAACTGCCTGCATCCCGACGATAGGGATTCTACAGTGGAAGCTTGCCAGGCGGCAGTGCGGGGCGAGAAGGAATACGATGTTGAATTTCGGATACAGTGGCCTGACGGAACCATTCGGTGGATGAAGGGTGACGGCGTTGTGCTGCGCGATGATGGCGGGACGCCGATTCGCATGCTCGGTACAAACTATGATATTACCGAACAACGGCAGGCAGAGAAGGCATTACGCGAGAGCGAAGATTTTCTCAACCGGACCGGTGATATGGCGCAGGTTGGCGGCTGGGAGTTAGATCTGAACACCATGAAGGTCTTCTGGACGGGGACGACAGTGCGTATTCATGAATTGCCGGACGGTTGCTCCCCGGATCTCGATGAAGCGATCAGCTACTATCATCCTGAGGATCAGGACCATGTTCGTCAATGCATTCAGCGTGCGATTGAATCCTTTGAGCCATTTGACTTCACGGTTCGCCTAATTACCGCTAAAGGACGGGAGCGGTGGGTCCGTTCCCTTGGCCAGCCCATCATCAATTCTGACAAATGTGTCCGGCTGTCAGGTACTTTCCAGGACATCACCGAACGCTTGCAACTTGAAGAAGAGTTGAGGCAATCACATAAAATGGAAGCTGTTGGGACTTTGGCCGGCGGAGTTGCCCATGAATTCAATAATATGCTGGGCATAATTATTGGGAACACGGAACTTGCATTAGATGATATCCCGGAATGGAACCCGGCAGCAGACTGCATCCAAGAAATAAAAACAGCATCATTAAGAGCTAAGGATGTTGTACGAAAACTTCTGAGTGTTGCCAGAAAAACACCGGAATCAAGAAGACCCATCCGGTTTAGTAAGGTTATTAAAGAATCATTGGGTCTTATGAGGAGAACCATCCCTGCTACGATTGATATCCGAAAAAACATTACCTGTTCTACAGAGATGATTTTGGGTGATATTACCGAGATCAACCAGGTCATGATAAATCTGTGTACCAATTCAGTTCATGCCATGGCTGAACAAAACGGTGTTTTGGAAGTTCGCTTAGACACCCAACAAATGAATCGGGAGTCAGCACTTTTCTATGAGGATTTGGTACCTGGAGACTATGTCAGGCTTACGGTCAAGGATACAGGTAAAGGTATTGAACCGGCTTTTATGGATCGTCTTTTCGATCCATATTTCACCACAAAAGATATAGATCAAGGACTTGGAATGGGCCTTGCCGTTGTCCACGGTATTGTAAAAAAACATGATGGTGCAATTAAGATCGAAAGTGAAGTAGGGAAGGGAACAATCGTTGAAGTTTTGTTCCCGTTAATTGAGGCGCAAACGGAAGCCGAAACTGAAGAGACCGAAACATTGAAAATGGGAACAGAACGAATATTGCTGGTGGATGATGAACCATCTTTAGTTAAAATGATTACGCAGATGCTAAAGCGTTCCGGCTATGAGGTAATCGGAAAAACAAGCAGCACAAGTGCCCTGAAAACCTTTAAAGAAACCCCTGAACAGTTTGATCTTGTGATCAGCGACATCACCATGCCTGAAATGTCAGGGGATCAATTGGCACAAGCAATCAAACAGGTCCGTCCGGAAACGCCGGTTATTCTCTGTACGGGTCATAGCAACCGTATGGACGAAAACAAGGCAAAAAGTATGGGAATCGAAGCATTTATTACGAAACCATTTCAAAAACAAGATATTGCGAATACAGTTCAAAATGTGCTGGATGAGACCAAAATATAA
- the trpD gene encoding anthranilate phosphoribosyltransferase, protein MDFTAYLNTIVNRQNLSQEQMADMLDTIFSGQATEAQVGAFMAALATKGETFEELAGAARAMRTKALRVQTLAKKVIDTCGTGGDASGSFNISTTTAFVIAGAGVTVAKHGNRSVTSKCGSADVLEELGINLSVDPEIVEEAINEIGIGFMFAPLYHGSMKYAMKARTECKIRSIFNMLGPLTNPAAASCQILGVYAPELTEMFGKALDLLGVEKAFVVHGHDGMDEMTTTDLTRVTELNDGMIKTYDVDPLTYFDEYADPKDLLGGDVKRNAAITRAILSGGKGPKQDIVLLNAGAGLVAADAAPTIEKGIEMALKSIETGAAMEKLEQLADYTRDNS, encoded by the coding sequence ATGGATTTTACAGCTTACCTGAATACCATAGTAAACAGACAAAATCTTAGCCAGGAGCAGATGGCAGACATGCTGGACACCATTTTTTCAGGACAGGCAACTGAAGCCCAGGTCGGCGCATTCATGGCCGCACTTGCCACAAAGGGAGAGACATTTGAGGAGTTGGCAGGAGCGGCCCGGGCCATGCGGACCAAGGCGCTTCGTGTTCAGACCCTTGCCAAAAAAGTCATTGACACCTGCGGCACAGGCGGTGACGCTTCGGGGTCATTTAATATTTCCACCACAACGGCCTTTGTCATTGCAGGTGCCGGCGTAACCGTGGCAAAGCACGGCAACCGGTCAGTCACCAGCAAATGCGGGTCTGCGGATGTGCTTGAAGAACTTGGAATTAATTTAAGTGTGGACCCTGAAATTGTTGAAGAAGCCATCAACGAAATCGGCATTGGTTTCATGTTTGCCCCCCTGTACCACGGCTCCATGAAGTACGCCATGAAAGCCCGCACGGAATGCAAAATCAGAAGCATTTTCAACATGCTCGGCCCATTGACCAACCCGGCAGCCGCCTCATGTCAAATCCTTGGGGTATATGCACCGGAATTGACGGAAATGTTTGGAAAGGCATTGGATCTGCTGGGTGTGGAAAAGGCCTTTGTGGTCCACGGCCATGACGGCATGGACGAGATGACCACCACAGACCTGACCCGGGTGACGGAACTCAATGACGGCATGATTAAAACCTATGATGTGGATCCCTTGACCTATTTTGACGAATATGCTGACCCCAAGGATCTTTTGGGCGGCGATGTAAAACGCAATGCCGCCATCACCCGGGCCATTCTGTCCGGGGGAAAGGGCCCGAAACAAGATATTGTCCTGCTTAATGCAGGGGCCGGCCTTGTGGCCGCAGATGCCGCCCCCACCATTGAAAAGGGTATTGAGATGGCTTTAAAATCCATTGAAACAGGGGCTGCCATGGAAAAACTTGAACAGCTGGCAGATTATACCAGGGATAACTCGTAA
- a CDS encoding IS1634 family transposase, with product MELEINRLDHYGVVAGVIKDLKIIEQVDSLLGTHEQSEISHGEAIAGMILNGLGFTDRPISLTPQFFENKPLDLLFRPGVCAEHFNRFKLSRTLDATHLYGSDALFSTLAASVCRQEKVDCRFGCEDTSSFSVTGEHLPDEDLQAVTITHGYSKDHRPDLKQVVLELMVSQDGGIPLLMKCWSGNSDDNTIFQHRSKELVKAWKDLDDPRYLIMDSKGYNKKNAVNLKSLNFITRIPETNKPAKTTIQEALNQDSWETWDEKRKYTCFEVEHYGIKQRWIVVFSDTALNRAETTVKKATAKEQVKIEKALYHLQANRFTTEKDAQSALEKQCKSWKYHQVTTIEIEKHKKYLAKGRPAEDSPFEFEYQIKFQFEKNEQQIEQIIREKACFIVGSNLPQLELSDLEVLQAYQGQDYVEKGFGFLKSSLCFASSFFLEKASRIEGLIMVMTLSLLIYTIAQRRLRKALKQLDETIPNQIKQPIQRPTMRWVFQILEGINHVVIRDGKQVKIMLEGLNDLRRKILSLLGNSVARIYQITPHFQEACAEK from the coding sequence ATGGAATTAGAAATAAATCGATTAGATCATTATGGTGTTGTGGCTGGCGTAATCAAAGATCTGAAAATAATAGAGCAAGTTGATAGTCTGTTAGGCACACATGAACAATCGGAGATCAGTCACGGAGAAGCGATTGCCGGTATGATTCTCAATGGCCTTGGTTTTACTGATCGACCTATTTCCTTAACCCCTCAATTTTTTGAAAACAAACCATTGGATCTGTTATTTCGTCCTGGAGTATGCGCCGAACATTTCAACCGGTTTAAGTTGAGTCGTACTCTGGATGCAACTCACCTTTATGGCAGTGACGCCTTATTTTCTACCTTGGCCGCATCTGTTTGTCGGCAGGAAAAAGTTGATTGTCGTTTTGGTTGCGAAGATACCAGTAGTTTTTCTGTGACTGGTGAGCATCTTCCAGATGAAGACCTTCAAGCTGTCACTATTACTCATGGATATTCCAAAGACCACCGACCGGATCTGAAACAAGTGGTATTAGAGTTGATGGTCTCTCAAGATGGTGGAATTCCGCTTTTGATGAAATGCTGGAGTGGCAACTCTGATGATAATACTATTTTCCAACATCGGTCCAAAGAACTGGTAAAAGCCTGGAAAGATCTCGATGATCCTCGCTATCTGATTATGGATTCAAAAGGTTATAATAAAAAAAACGCCGTCAACCTGAAATCGTTAAATTTTATCACCCGAATTCCGGAAACGAACAAGCCGGCCAAGACAACAATTCAAGAAGCTTTAAACCAGGATAGTTGGGAAACTTGGGATGAGAAGAGAAAGTATACCTGTTTTGAAGTAGAGCATTATGGGATCAAGCAACGCTGGATTGTAGTTTTTTCTGACACAGCTTTAAATCGTGCTGAAACAACAGTGAAAAAAGCCACAGCTAAAGAACAAGTTAAGATTGAGAAAGCGCTTTATCATTTACAGGCAAATCGCTTTACAACTGAAAAAGATGCTCAATCAGCACTGGAAAAACAGTGCAAAAGCTGGAAATATCACCAGGTAACAACGATTGAAATTGAAAAGCATAAAAAATATTTAGCCAAAGGCAGGCCTGCTGAAGACAGTCCGTTTGAATTTGAATATCAAATTAAATTTCAATTTGAAAAGAATGAGCAGCAAATTGAACAAATTATCCGGGAAAAGGCCTGCTTTATTGTTGGTAGCAACCTTCCACAATTGGAGTTGAGTGACCTTGAGGTACTTCAAGCGTATCAAGGCCAGGATTATGTTGAAAAGGGATTTGGTTTTTTGAAGAGTTCTTTGTGTTTTGCCTCATCATTTTTTCTGGAAAAAGCAAGCCGGATTGAGGGACTGATAATGGTCATGACCTTATCGTTACTCATTTACACTATTGCGCAAAGGCGCTTGAGGAAAGCCCTGAAACAGTTGGATGAAACGATTCCTAACCAGATCAAGCAACCCATTCAACGTCCAACTATGAGATGGGTTTTCCAAATTTTAGAAGGAATCAATCATGTTGTGATAAGAGATGGCAAACAGGTCAAGATAATGCTGGAAGGTCTTAATGATTTGCGCAGAAAAATATTATCCCTGTTGGGAAACTCTGTCGCACGAATTTATCAAATAACCCCTCATTTTCAAGAGGCTTGTGCAGAAAAATAG
- the trpE gene encoding anthranilate synthase component I, translating to MILDRLPDKDQFIKLAQSANVIPVATRVLADSDTPVSILQKCYEKDKACFLLESVEGGERWGRYSFLGVSAFGHIKIFKTHVLVETRHDTKKIDHDNDPLSVMRDIIKEFTPADIPDLPRFWSGITGYFTYEMVSFFENIDVALPDDTPYGHFIIPEQMIIFDNIKQTLTCLNICYLSKTDDPAMVYDNARNNVDTLVKDLGKPLAPETPPHVADTQLVPETPAEEYMAGVNTIKDHIVEGDIFQAVYSQPFSCKTKVDPVLIYRAQRYINPSPYMFFMNFTDRVIAGSSPETMVRLENRVATLRPIAGTRPRGKTEQTDRALADDLLNDEKEKAEHVMLIDLGRNDLGRVAQAGTVQVTDTMVIERYSHVMHLVSNITCDLKEECDAFDLFKATFPAGTLSGAPKIRAMEIIGKLENRQRGVYGGAAGYISFTGNMDFAITIRTAVMENDTLTVQAGAGIVYDSDPETELNECINKAKSVEMALKLALSQSPKG from the coding sequence ATGATATTAGACAGACTGCCGGATAAAGACCAATTTATCAAACTTGCCCAATCCGCCAATGTCATACCTGTGGCCACAAGGGTGCTTGCAGACAGCGATACGCCCGTATCCATTCTGCAGAAATGCTATGAAAAGGACAAGGCGTGTTTCCTTTTAGAGAGTGTCGAAGGTGGTGAACGGTGGGGCCGATACAGTTTTCTTGGCGTGTCCGCCTTTGGGCATATCAAAATTTTTAAAACCCATGTCCTTGTGGAAACCCGCCACGACACAAAAAAAATTGATCATGATAACGATCCTTTAAGCGTAATGCGGGACATTATCAAAGAGTTTACTCCTGCCGATATCCCGGATCTGCCGCGGTTCTGGAGCGGGATCACCGGCTACTTTACCTATGAAATGGTCTCTTTTTTTGAAAATATTGACGTTGCCCTGCCCGACGACACCCCATACGGCCACTTTATTATTCCCGAGCAGATGATCATCTTTGACAATATCAAACAAACCCTGACCTGCTTGAACATCTGTTACCTGTCCAAGACAGATGACCCGGCAATGGTCTATGATAACGCCAGGAATAACGTTGACACGCTTGTGAAGGATTTAGGGAAACCGCTTGCGCCTGAAACCCCTCCCCATGTTGCCGATACACAGCTTGTGCCTGAAACACCGGCTGAAGAGTACATGGCAGGGGTTAACACCATCAAGGATCATATTGTAGAGGGAGATATTTTCCAGGCTGTATATTCCCAGCCCTTTTCATGTAAAACCAAGGTTGATCCCGTCTTGATCTACAGGGCCCAGCGCTACATCAACCCGTCACCTTACATGTTTTTCATGAATTTCACGGACCGGGTCATTGCAGGCTCTTCCCCTGAAACCATGGTACGCCTCGAAAACCGGGTGGCAACCCTTCGGCCCATTGCCGGAACAAGGCCCCGGGGCAAAACCGAACAAACGGACCGGGCCCTGGCCGATGATCTGCTCAATGATGAAAAAGAAAAGGCAGAACATGTCATGCTCATTGATCTTGGCCGAAATGACCTTGGCCGGGTGGCCCAGGCCGGCACGGTCCAGGTGACGGACACCATGGTCATTGAACGCTATTCCCATGTCATGCACCTGGTCTCCAATATTACTTGTGATTTAAAAGAGGAATGCGACGCTTTTGATCTTTTCAAGGCCACCTTTCCGGCAGGCACCTTGTCCGGTGCGCCCAAAATCCGGGCCATGGAGATCATTGGCAAGCTTGAAAACCGTCAACGAGGTGTCTATGGCGGGGCTGCCGGGTATATCTCCTTTACCGGCAACATGGACTTTGCCATCACTATCCGCACCGCTGTCATGGAAAACGACACATTGACCGTCCAGGCAGGGGCAGGCATTGTCTACGATTCAGACCCTGAAACAGAATTGAACGAGTGCATCAACAAGGCCAAAAGCGTTGAAATGGCATTAAAACTTGCTCTGTCACAAAGCCCAAAAGGATAG
- a CDS encoding aminodeoxychorismate/anthranilate synthase component II translates to MKTAIIDNYDSFTFNLVHYVLHTGAQAEVFRNDKISVAKLEELGFDAIILSPGPGRPEDAGICLELVQKLSGKIPILGVCLGHQTIAQSFGGTIIHAKTIMHGKTSMVEANGKDIFSGINKPFNVMRYHSLAVQESDLPDCLEVTARTLDGEIMGIKHKEHPTQGVQFHPESFMTTVGKRLIRNFIKGA, encoded by the coding sequence ATGAAAACAGCAATAATAGACAACTACGATTCCTTTACCTTTAACCTGGTGCATTATGTGCTGCATACAGGGGCACAGGCAGAGGTTTTCAGAAATGATAAGATCAGCGTGGCAAAACTTGAGGAATTAGGGTTTGATGCCATTATCCTGTCACCGGGGCCGGGCAGGCCCGAGGATGCGGGCATCTGCCTTGAACTTGTGCAAAAGCTGTCAGGAAAAATTCCTATTCTTGGTGTGTGTTTAGGGCACCAGACCATTGCCCAGAGTTTTGGCGGCACCATTATCCATGCCAAGACCATTATGCATGGCAAAACATCCATGGTGGAAGCAAACGGGAAAGACATTTTTTCAGGCATCAACAAGCCCTTTAATGTGATGCGTTACCACTCCCTGGCGGTTCAGGAATCGGACCTGCCCGACTGTTTGGAAGTGACGGCCAGAACCCTGGACGGGGAAATCATGGGTATAAAACACAAAGAGCACCCCACCCAGGGGGTTCAGTTCCACCCGGAATCTTTCATGACCACCGTGGGAAAACGGCTGATCAGAAATTTTATTAAAGGAGCATGA
- a CDS encoding LysM peptidoglycan-binding domain-containing protein, with the protein MKTETNQKKNEPGASVFGSGTSLLKKNEFTMIIIAALVVTALVFFFLFRGSSTQESSEQGAVLTNGEDPIAPGFEDRISALEISLAKIASSSGRNENQVASRAMSDLDGRITRIETAVNLKLDTLIERVDKLESRLRKIAVVASTPPQKIAVKPEPKVKKPALAPKKKVQVTKEKVDTPKAETPKKTGQFHTVQKGETLWSISQKYETSVAAIRKLNNLTPEDKIYPGSNLLVK; encoded by the coding sequence ATGAAAACAGAAACAAACCAGAAAAAAAATGAACCCGGGGCGTCCGTCTTTGGGTCGGGCACATCATTGCTGAAAAAAAATGAATTTACCATGATTATTATCGCCGCTCTGGTGGTTACCGCCCTGGTTTTCTTCTTTCTTTTCAGGGGATCATCTACACAAGAGAGCAGTGAACAGGGCGCTGTTTTAACGAACGGCGAAGATCCGATCGCCCCGGGTTTTGAGGATCGTATCTCCGCGCTTGAGATCTCTTTGGCAAAAATCGCATCTTCTTCGGGCCGGAATGAAAATCAAGTTGCATCACGGGCCATGTCCGACCTTGATGGACGAATCACACGAATTGAAACAGCAGTAAATCTAAAGCTTGACACCTTGATTGAGCGTGTGGACAAACTAGAAAGCCGATTAAGAAAAATAGCTGTTGTTGCCTCTACACCTCCCCAAAAAATAGCTGTCAAACCCGAGCCTAAAGTGAAGAAGCCGGCACTTGCGCCTAAGAAAAAAGTTCAGGTGACAAAGGAAAAAGTTGATACACCAAAAGCTGAGACTCCAAAAAAGACCGGCCAGTTTCATACGGTTCAAAAGGGTGAGACCCTGTGGTCTATTTCTCAGAAATATGAAACCAGCGTGGCAGCCATACGCAAGCTGAATAATCTGACACCTGAGGATAAAATATATCCCGGGAGTAATTTGCTGGTCAAATAG